A region from the Salvelinus fontinalis isolate EN_2023a chromosome 23, ASM2944872v1, whole genome shotgun sequence genome encodes:
- the LOC129821316 gene encoding LOW QUALITY PROTEIN: T-box brain protein 1-like (The sequence of the model RefSeq protein was modified relative to this genomic sequence to represent the inferred CDS: inserted 2 bases in 1 codon), with protein MQLENCILPASVLSKKCLNVGSGYPCSDGSELXQDHTIISDSDNLERSSPLKKNSMGMTNQSEADNFSDSKDASGDVQRGKLSPDLHGVSEIRHNFDGSSGERYILSQSNQPQSVSATPSAMFPYPSQHGPAHPAFSIGSPSRYMAHHPVITNGAYNSLLTNSSPQGYPTAGYPYAQQYGHTYQGAAFYQFSSAQAGLVPGKAQVYLCNRALWLKFHRHQTEMIITKQGRRMFPFLSFNISGLDPTAHYNIFVDVILADPNHWRFQGGKWVPCGKADTNVTGNRVYMHPDSPNTGAHWMRQEISFGKLKLTNNKGGSNNTGQMVVLQSLHKYQPRLHVVEVNEDGTEDSSQPGRVQTFTFPETQFIAVTAYQNTDITQLKIDHNPFAKGFRDNYDTVYTGCDIDRLTPSPGDSPRSQIMPGARYAMAGSFLQDQFVSSYAKSRFHPGVGTGPGTDRSVPLCNSLLSPQQTEEPTVASPQRWFVTPANNRLDFAASAYDAAAAADFAGNAATLLSYAAAGVKALPLPTAGCSSRPLGYYADPSGWGTRTPPQYCSKSSPVLSCWPTNSVGGRSGTSNYLVDEADTIPTERSPIGGSDEAKPKDLSESSWIETPSSIKSIDSSDSGIFEQAKRRRISPSATPVSETQLKSEMLAPRECEKNCAKDIGYYSFYPHS; from the exons ATGCAGCTCGAGAATTGCATCTTGCCAGCTAGTGTGCTCTCCAAGAAATGTCTGAATGTGGGCAGTGGCTACCCATGCTCCGATGGATCTGAGCT GCAGGACCATACTATTATATCTGATAGTGACAACCTGGAAAGAAGTTCACCTCTGAAAAAAAATTCCATGGGGATGACGAATCAGTCAGAGGCAGACAATTTTTCCGACTCCAAGGACGCATCAGGGGACGTCCAGAGAGGCAAACTCTCTCCTGATCTCCACGGAGTCTCTGAAATTCGTCATAATTTCGATGGATCTTCAGGAGAAAGGTATATCCTTTCTCAATCTAACCAACCACAGTCAGTCTCAGCAACTCCAAGTGCTATGTTCCCCTATccgagtcaacatggaccagcgcACCCGGCTTTTTCTATTGGGAGTCCGAGTCGTTATATGGCCCACCATCCAGTCATCACTAATGGAGCGTACAACAGTCTTCTGACCAACAGCTCCCCGCAAGGCTACCCAACCGCGGGTTACCCATACGCGCAACAGTATGGACACACTTATCAAGGAGCGGCGTTCTACCAGTTTTCCTCCGCGCAAGCTGGGCTGGTGCCTGGGAAAGCGCAGGTATATCTGTGCAACAGGGCCCTGTGGCTGAAGTTTCACAGACATCAAACAGAGATGATAATCACTAAACAAGGACG ACGGATGTTCCCCTTTTTGAGTTTCAACATTTCTGGTCTCGACCCGACGGCACATTACAACATATTTGTGGATGTTATTCTTGCTGATCCAAATCACTGGCGATTCCAAGGTGGCAAGTGGGTACCATGTGGCAAAGCGGATACAAATGTGACAG GAAACAGAGTGTATATGCACCCTGACTCTCCAAACACCGGGGCGCACTGGATGCGCCAAGAAATCTCATTTGGAAAGCTGAAGTTAACGAACAACAAAGGAGGTTCTAACAACACCGGACAG ATGGTGGTTCTACAATCCCTTCACAAGTACCAGCCCAGGCTCCATGTAGTGGAGGTCAACGAAGATGGAACCGAGGACTCCAGCCAACCTGGAAGAGTACAGACGTTCACTTTCCCAGAAACACAGTTCATCGCAGTCACAGCTTACCAGAATACCGAC ATTACGCAGCTAAAAATCGACCACAATCCATTTGCTAAAGGATTTCGGGACAACTATGACAC TGTCTACACAGGTTGCGACATTGACCGGTTAACGCCATCACCGGGTGACTCGCCTCGCTCTCAGATCATGCCTGGTGCGAGATATGCCATGGCTGGTTCTTTCCTACAGGACCAATTTGTCAGCAGTTATGCCAAATCTCGCTTTCACCCTGGCGTAGGGACTGGTCCTGGCACGGACCGCAGCGTCCCACTTTGTAACAGCTTGCTATCCCCGCAACAAACCGAAGAGCCCACAGTTGCATCCCCGCAGCGATGGTTTGTCACCCCTGCCAATAACCGACTGGACTTTGCCGCCTCGGCATACGATGCCGCCGCGGCTGCTGATTTTGCCGGTAACGCGGCCACCCTGCTGTCATATGCAGCCGCTGGAGTAAAGGCCCTTCCCCTGCCCACTGCAGGGTGCTCAAGCAGACCTCTCGGTTACTATGCCGACCCATCCGGCTGGGGCACACGCACACCACCCCAGTACTGCAGTAAGTCTAgccctgttctatcctgctggccCACAAATTCTGTTGGTGGCAGATCAGGCACCTCTAACTACCTGGTTGATGAAGCCGACACCATCCCAACAGAAAGGTCACCCATCGGAGGGTCTGATGAGGCAAAACCAAAAGACTTATCCGAATCCAGCTGGATAGAGACGCCGTCTTCAATCAAGTCGATTGATTCAAGTGATTCTGGTATTTTTGAGCAAGCTAAACGGAGAAGAATTTCCCCGTCTGCCACACCGGTTTCGGAAACCCAGTTGAAATCTGAGATGTTGGCGCCAAGAGAGTGTGAGAAAAATTGCGCCAAGGACATTGGTTACTACAGTTTCTATCCACACAGTTAA